One region of Cryptosporidium parvum Iowa II chromosome 4, whole genome shotgun sequence genomic DNA includes:
- a CDS encoding proteasome subunit alpha type 4, NTN hydrolase fold: FNFGRDLLVEMSRRYDSRTTTFSPEGRLYQVEYALEAINNAAPTVGILCKEGVILGADKAIVSKLLDQGKSLEKIYTIDRHIIAAVAGLTADANILIAQARIDSQRYQYTYGEEQPVEQLVTQICDRKQSYTQFGGLRPFGVSFLFAGYDKNYGYQLYQSDPSGNFSGWKATAIGQNNQTATSLLKQEWNEDLTLEQGLHLVAKVLTKTMDTTSPTADKFEFSILTHNNESNKCSQKILSEKEIGELLEKVQKEIASENNAKNNSETNNQS; encoded by the coding sequence ttcaattttggTAGAGACTTATTAGTAGAAATGTCACGAAGATACGATTCTAGAACAACAACATTTTCTCCTGAAGGTCGATTATATCAAGTAGAATATGCATTGGAAGCAATTAATAATGCAGCTCCAACAGTTGGGATACTTTGTAAAGAAGGAGTAATTCTGGGAGCAGATAAGGCAATAGTATCAAAATTACTTGATCAAGGAAAGTCACTGGAGAAAATTTATACAATAGATCGTCATATTATAGCTGCTGTAGCTGGTTTGACAGCTGAtgcaaatattttgattgcCCAAGCACGTATAGACTCTCAAAGATATCAATATACATATGGCGAGGAACAGCCAGTAGAACAATTAGTTACTCAAATATGCGATAGAAAACAAAGTTATACACAATTTGGTGGATTGAGACCATTTGGTgtatcatttttatttgctGGATATGATAAGAATTATGGATACCAGTTATATCAGTCTGATCCATCTGGTAATTTCTCGGGATGGAAGGCTACTGCGATTGGTCAAAATAACCAAACTGCTACATCTTTATTGAAACAAGAATGGAACGAGGACTTAACATTAGAACAAGGTCTTCACTTAGTTGCAAAAGTTTTAACCAAGACTATGGATACAACTTCTCCTACAGCAGATAAATTTGAGTTTTCTATTTTGACTCACAATAATGAATCTAATAAGTGCAGCCAGAAAATTTTGtctgaaaaagaaattgggGAATTGTTGGAAAAAGtccaaaaagaaattgCTTCTGAAAATAATGCTAAGAATAACTCTGAAACTAATAACCAGAGTTAA